AAACCGCCCCCACCGCGCCGTGCGCATCAAGGTTCCCATCATCCGAGGCCGCGGGATTGCGCGCGGCTCCTTCTCGGATGGGAAGGCTGATCGTCTCGGCGACCAGCAGCACCACCATCCCGACCGAAAGGCACGTCAGCCCCGGTGCATTCAGGTTCGGCTCCAGCATGGGCCGACGGGCCAGACCCAGATCCAGCAGGCAGCGCAGCAACCACAAACCTGTCCCGAAAAAGAGCCAGAGGAACGGTACCAAGGTCCCGTTGGTGTCGCCATTGCCCACCAGGGCCATCAACCCCGGCGCCAGCACGAACAGCAAGAGCAGGTCGAGGTTCCTCAGGCTCCAAGGCCTGCGGAACGAGACGAAGATGCAGACGCTCAGCAAGAGCGTCAACAATAACCAGATCTCGGGCCCGAGACCGAGGTCGGGAACCATGAAGGCATCTCTCGGGAAGCTGACTGGCGGAGGACCCGCCGTGTTTTGGATCGTCTGCGTCGTTGCAGAGCGTCGATCGACTCAACGCCAATCGGTCATCCTAAAGGCCCACTGCGGAACCCCGCAAGGGACCCGATCGGCGATCCTCCACATCTCCCCTTCGATCGATCAACCTGAGGCAAATGGGATCGGGTCGCCGGCAATCTGGCAGAGAGCGTTCAGCGCGGCCCGTTGCTCGGCTTCTTTCTTGTTGCGTCCCCAGGCCGGGGGGAACTTGTGGGAACCGACCTGCGCGGCGATCTTGAAGCATTTGGAGTGGTCTGGCCCCTGTTCGTCGAGCAGGCGATAGGTCGGCGTCGCCCCATACTCGCGCTGAGCGACCTGTTGAAAGGTGCTCTTGTGGTTCGACCCGCTCTGGTTCTCAACCACCTCGACAATCTCGGGCAGCACCAGGGGTTCAAGGAACGTCCGGGCGGCCTCCATTCCTCCGTCCAGATAGAGCGCTCCCAGCACACTCTCGAACACGTCGGCCAGAACCGACGACGGCGGCGGCCCGTGACCCGACATGCCTTTGCCCAGCGTCAGGCAGGTTTCGAACCCCAGTTCCTCAGAGAACTTGGCACATGTCTGCCGCGATACGACGACCGACTTGATCCGCGTCAGCTCCCCTTCGAGAAATTCCGGATAACGACGGTAAAGCAGTTCGCAGACGATCAATCCCAGGACCGAATCCCCGAGAAATTCGAGCCGTTCGTTCGACGCAAGCCGATGATCGGCCCCTGAGGCGTGCGTCAGCGCTGCGCGAAGCAGAGCCAAGTTCGCAAAGCGATAACCGATGGCCCGCTGGCAATGGTCCAGCAGATCGTCTTCGGGAGGCGCGGGCATGGGTGCCGTCTCAAACGAAGGTGGGATATAGGAACCTATCGCTCCCAACGCCCGAAGTCAATGGAACCCTTCGAGCCCTTGGCCGGTCTTTACCGACCCAAGTGCTTCCCGATACCATAAACCACCCCGACGCAACCCACCGGCCGGTCTTCGCGACCCGCAACTCGGCCTGAGGGTGCGCCTTGCGTTGCCCCCAAACAGGTTGCCCAGCCGAGCTTGGAGCGTCTCCGCCGTGATCCCCGCCAAGGATTTCAAGAAACGGATGGTCGTCGAAATCGACGGCCAGCCGCATCTCATTGAGCAGATCGTCGTCCAGACCCCCTCGGCCCGCGGTGCGGCCACTCTGTACAAGGTTCGAGCCCGCAACCTCAAGACCCGCCAGCGCCTCGACAAGACCTACAAGGGGACTGACACGCTCGCCGAATCCAGCTTCGAACGGCGCCCCATTCAGTACCTTTACCGAGACGATGAGCAGTTCCACTTCATGGACGCTCAGAACTTCGAACAGTTCTCGATGCCTGCCGAGAGCCTCGAAGACCAGTCCCCGTTCATGACCGAGAACATGGAAGGGGTCGAGGCTCTCGTCGTCGACGAGCAGCCCATCGGCATCGAGATTCCCGACGTCGTCGAGCTTCCCGTCACCGAGACCAGCCCTGGCGTTCGCGGCAACTCCGCCACCGGTCGCACCAAGCCCGCCACCCTTTCCACCGGCCACGTCGTCCAGGTCCCTGAGCATCTCGATCAGGGCGTCATCGTTCGAGTCGATACCCGCACCGGCGAATACCTCGGCCGCGGTGGTTGAGCCTTCGATCAGTGTTGGAGAGACGAGCCCGCCTCCTCTTGGACGGCGACACTACGACAGGATCGTTTCTCTCGACTGTGGCACCGAGGTTCCCGGAGCGTTTGCTCGCGTCAACGCCTTCTGCCGACGCTTCTCACGCCCTCTGTTCAAAAACCACTGACCGCAAGGCACCAGGACCGGCCTCACCAGCGCCGCGTCGGTCACGATACCGATGACCAGGGCAAAGCCCAGTTGCCGAAGCGAGAGCAGGGGGCTGAACATCATGGCGGCGAAACTACACGCCGTAATCCCCGCCGCCGAAGTAATCAACCCGCCCGTCTGACCGATTGCCTTGGTGATCCCCGCCTTCAGCCCCAGCGCCCGGACTTCTTCCTGAAGTCTCGACATCAAAAACACATTGTAATCGACCCCCACCGCCACCAGGAGCACGAACAGGAAGTACGGCACCTTCCAGTCGAGCCCCTCGGCCCCGCCCCACCACACATACACGACGTGCGTGATCCCCAGGGCGAAGGCGTAGGTCAGGATCATCGTCGCCACCAGATTGACGCACGCCAGCGGCGCCCTCAGCATCGCCACCAGCACGAAGAACACCCCGAGCGGCACCATGATCCACGTCTGATACTGATCCCGACGAGTCAGGGCTCGGATGTCGGCCCCCTCGGCATTCGGCCCGGCCACCATCGCCGAGGGGTGAATCGGGTCCTCCTCGTCATATTCGCTCAGATAATCCTGCAAACGTCTCCGGATCGTCTCCACCTGGTCGAGGGCCTGGGGAGAGAACGGCCGGCTCGCCTGCACCAGATCGATCCGAGCCTGCCGACCATCCTCCGACAGATACGCTTCGAACCCGCGCAGCAGCTCCGGATTCTCCTCGATCGTCTGCTCGTCGATTAACAACCGATCGAGCGCCCGACGGCCGACCGGGTCCTCCAGGATGTTGCTAATCTCCCGACGGGCTCGGGTCGCCCCCTCGGCAATCTGGCCGGCTCCTTCCGCGGCTCGGGCCAGCTCCCGGAGCAACTGCGCCACCGGGCCATCCCCCTCGACCGGTCCGATCGACGAGACACTTTGTGCCGCCGCCGCCCCGCCGAACTGACCGAGCATCGCTGAGGTCGCCCGCCGTAATCCCGCCGTCACCGGATCACTTTGTGACCGACGACCTCCTTCGTCTTCCGGTTTCGGCTCCGGCTCCGGCTCCGGAGTAGGGGGGGAGGTGCCGGGAAGCTGCCCGAGCACATCGGCCCCTGCCAGTTCCCCCAGCAGCATCGCCCCTCGAATCCGACCTCCCCCTTCATCGAGCCCCGCCTTCAGTTCCTTGGCTCCCTCAACCAGGCGCTCAAACCCCGCGTTGACCGCCGACAGCCGCGACGAGAGCCGAGCCGGTTCCAGCGGGGCTGTTGTTCCGAGTGGCTGCGTGGCCGATCGAACCTCGACCAGCGTCCGCTGGTGCGAGAGTAACCGGCTAATGTCATCCAGCGCCGCCAGACCGACCGAGCTGCGGAAGTCCGGATCCTCCGGCCTCGCCTCCAGCAACACCGCCATCGGAGCCGTCGCCCCTTCACCGAACTTTGCCGAGATCAAGGCCAGTCCTTCGACCGATCCGGCCGTAGGGGGCATCTCCGAGATCGTATCCTGAATAAACGCATTCTGCGCGGTCAGACGAAGCCCGAGCACCGCCATCGGCATCATCAAGGTCAGAGTCAGGCCCCAGGCCAGCCACGGA
This genomic interval from Tautonia rosea contains the following:
- the rnc gene encoding ribonuclease III, encoding MPAPPEDDLLDHCQRAIGYRFANLALLRAALTHASGADHRLASNERLEFLGDSVLGLIVCELLYRRYPEFLEGELTRIKSVVVSRQTCAKFSEELGFETCLTLGKGMSGHGPPPSSVLADVFESVLGALYLDGGMEAARTFLEPLVLPEIVEVVENQSGSNHKSTFQQVAQREYGATPTYRLLDEQGPDHSKCFKIAAQVGSHKFPPAWGRNKKEAEQRAALNALCQIAGDPIPFASG
- the efp gene encoding elongation factor P → MIPAKDFKKRMVVEIDGQPHLIEQIVVQTPSARGAATLYKVRARNLKTRQRLDKTYKGTDTLAESSFERRPIQYLYRDDEQFHFMDAQNFEQFSMPAESLEDQSPFMTENMEGVEALVVDEQPIGIEIPDVVELPVTETSPGVRGNSATGRTKPATLSTGHVVQVPEHLDQGVIVRVDTRTGEYLGRGG
- a CDS encoding MMPL family transporter; amino-acid sequence: MPFDALRWFVSRRPAVVVACWVVVLVLVVRLAPDLTRIAAEGQASLLPEGSESAIASKILGKTWPEQWFDSSAVVGVSNPSGLTEEDHAFAVMLADRFQASDRPEVLSTVVAPSPDEPELSARLISEDGTLLLMFVAIEEAFVSPTSQEAVAWLEREVAALDSERPEGVSVVWSGAAVIGRDYMENVQTTLDRAAIAAFFLLLAVLLIVYRSVFLAMVPLITIGVSLLIARGLLAWGAELGWEVSSLVELFLVVLLFGTGTDFCLLLSWRFGENWNASNPSAAIRTTLGRVALAVVTSAFTTIIGLSLMGLTRFKLFSSTGPSVAFGLAITVVAALTLAPALLLFLARWRPRSFTGLTRPPSGYWDRLGRAVLKRPWLAWGLTLTLMMPMAVLGLRLTAQNAFIQDTISEMPPTAGSVEGLALISAKFGEGATAPMAVLLEARPEDPDFRSSVGLAALDDISRLLSHQRTLVEVRSATQPLGTTAPLEPARLSSRLSAVNAGFERLVEGAKELKAGLDEGGGRIRGAMLLGELAGADVLGQLPGTSPPTPEPEPEPKPEDEGGRRSQSDPVTAGLRRATSAMLGQFGGAAAAQSVSSIGPVEGDGPVAQLLRELARAAEGAGQIAEGATRARREISNILEDPVGRRALDRLLIDEQTIEENPELLRGFEAYLSEDGRQARIDLVQASRPFSPQALDQVETIRRRLQDYLSEYDEEDPIHPSAMVAGPNAEGADIRALTRRDQYQTWIMVPLGVFFVLVAMLRAPLACVNLVATMILTYAFALGITHVVYVWWGGAEGLDWKVPYFLFVLLVAVGVDYNVFLMSRLQEEVRALGLKAGITKAIGQTGGLITSAAGITACSFAAMMFSPLLSLRQLGFALVIGIVTDAALVRPVLVPCGQWFLNRGREKRRQKALTRANAPGTSVPQSRETILS